In Sphingopyxis sp. 113P3, one DNA window encodes the following:
- a CDS encoding IS110 family transposase translates to MAEVITIGLDIAKNVFQAHGADAGGHQVFSRRIARGKVLEFFAGQPKCLVALEACGGAHHWARELIRMGHEVRLIPPAYVKPFVKRQKNDAADAEAICEAVQRPSMRFVAVKSEEQQASALVFRTRDLLVRQRTQTINAIRGHMTEYGWVAPKGPSWVTVLGELIDDEGGASLPDAAREMFRIMLDLLEKLDDQIADLDKEITRRAREDEVARRLMTIPGIGPIAATAIAALAPAAQTFKRGRDFAAWLGLTPLQKSTGGKTKLGRTSKMGERTLRRLLIIGSSSVILHASRRGAPEGSWLDGMLARKPRMLVTVAQANKTARIVWALLMKNEDYRAPVAAAA, encoded by the coding sequence ATGGCAGAGGTTATCACGATCGGGTTGGATATCGCAAAGAATGTCTTTCAGGCTCACGGCGCGGATGCTGGGGGCCACCAGGTTTTTAGCCGACGGATTGCACGCGGAAAGGTGCTGGAGTTTTTCGCTGGACAGCCAAAGTGCCTTGTGGCGCTGGAGGCCTGCGGCGGGGCACATCATTGGGCCCGCGAGTTGATACGCATGGGCCACGAAGTGAGGCTGATCCCACCGGCCTATGTGAAGCCTTTCGTAAAGCGCCAGAAGAACGATGCAGCCGATGCTGAGGCGATCTGCGAGGCAGTGCAGCGGCCAAGCATGCGGTTTGTAGCGGTGAAGAGTGAGGAGCAGCAGGCCTCAGCGCTGGTATTCCGCACACGGGATCTGCTGGTTCGTCAGCGTACGCAAACTATCAACGCGATCCGCGGGCACATGACAGAATACGGGTGGGTGGCTCCGAAAGGGCCTTCCTGGGTGACAGTGCTTGGCGAGCTGATTGATGACGAGGGCGGGGCATCACTGCCGGATGCGGCGCGGGAGATGTTCCGGATTATGCTCGACCTGCTCGAGAAACTCGATGATCAGATCGCTGACCTCGACAAGGAAATTACTCGGCGCGCCCGTGAAGATGAAGTTGCGCGCCGACTGATGACCATTCCAGGCATCGGACCGATTGCGGCGACTGCGATCGCGGCATTGGCACCAGCAGCACAAACGTTCAAACGTGGTCGTGACTTTGCTGCCTGGCTTGGGCTCACACCTCTGCAGAAATCAACGGGTGGAAAGACGAAGCTGGGTCGAACATCCAAGATGGGCGAACGTACGCTGCGGCGATTGCTGATCATCGGCAGCAGTTCGGTGATCCTGCATGCGAGCAGGCGCGGGGCGCCCGAAGGATCATGGCTCGACGGGATGCTGGCGCGCAAACCGCGCATGTTGGTCACAGTCGCACAGGCGAACAAGACGGCGCGCATCGTCTGGGCGCTGCTCATGAAGAACGAGGATTACAGGGCTCCGGTGGCGGCAGCGGCATAA
- a CDS encoding ferritin-like domain-containing protein, translating into MASIELAKILLDALDDERKAEATYAAVIAKFGPVRPFSNIIEAEQRHASALERQLRRLGLTVPPNPWTGKVSAPATLKEACESAVEGEIENIALYDRLIPMIDDPAARQVMENLQAASRERHLPAFKRCLEREQDRGRV; encoded by the coding sequence ATGGCTTCGATAGAGCTGGCGAAGATCCTGCTCGACGCGCTCGACGACGAGCGGAAGGCGGAGGCGACCTATGCGGCCGTGATCGCCAAGTTCGGCCCGGTCCGGCCCTTCTCCAACATAATCGAGGCCGAACAACGCCACGCTTCGGCGCTCGAACGCCAGCTCCGGCGCCTTGGGCTGACCGTTCCGCCAAATCCGTGGACCGGAAAGGTATCGGCGCCGGCGACGTTGAAAGAGGCTTGCGAAAGCGCCGTCGAAGGCGAGATCGAAAATATAGCGCTCTACGATCGGCTGATTCCAATGATCGACGATCCTGCCGCGCGACAGGTCATGGAAAATCTGCAAGCCGCCTCGCGCGAGCGCCACCTTCCGGCGTTCAAGCGATGCCTGGAACGCGAACAAGATCGAGGCCGCGTGTGA
- a CDS encoding catalase, with amino-acid sequence MPDTNNATGSTMSTGAPAPSDRNSLTIGADGPILLHDVHFLEQMAHFNREKVPERQPHAKGSGAFGVFETTEDVSAYTRAALFQKGASTEMLARFSTVAGEAGSPDTWRDVRGFSLKFYTSEGNYDLVGNNTPVFFIRDTMKFPHFIRSQKRLPDCGLRDNHMQWDFWTLNPESAHQVTYLMGDRGLPRTWRNMNGYGSHTYMWINTQGEKFWVKYHFHSNQGTAEFTNAEAAAMAGADADYHRRDLFEAIARGDHPSWTLFVQIMPYVEAKTYRINPFDLTKTWPHKDYPLIKVGTMTLNRNPENFFAQIEQAAFSPGNTVPGIGLSPDKMLLGRAFAYNDAQRNRIGTNFHQLPVNQPKVPVNSYMFDGQMAYQHSGNAPVYAPNSGGRSWADETGPVADGWETDGDMVRQAYTLRADDDDFTQPGILVREVFNDAQRDRLVDTVAGSLLGGVRSPVLERAIDYWKSVDADVGRRIEECVRAGAAPAPAQGMGEGSEQHAAPVS; translated from the coding sequence ATGCCAGATACCAATAATGCTACCGGATCGACGATGAGCACTGGCGCGCCGGCGCCGAGCGACCGCAATTCGCTAACCATCGGGGCCGATGGCCCTATCCTGCTGCACGATGTTCATTTCCTCGAGCAGATGGCGCACTTCAATCGCGAGAAGGTTCCCGAGCGCCAGCCCCACGCGAAGGGATCGGGCGCTTTCGGTGTGTTCGAGACGACCGAGGACGTTTCCGCCTACACGCGCGCGGCCTTGTTCCAGAAGGGCGCTTCGACCGAAATGCTCGCGCGTTTTTCGACCGTCGCGGGCGAGGCGGGCAGTCCCGACACCTGGCGCGACGTGCGCGGCTTCAGCCTCAAATTCTACACCAGCGAGGGCAATTACGATCTCGTCGGCAACAACACGCCGGTCTTCTTCATTCGCGACACGATGAAGTTTCCGCATTTCATTCGCAGCCAGAAGCGGCTCCCCGATTGCGGCCTTCGCGACAATCATATGCAATGGGACTTCTGGACGCTGAACCCGGAATCGGCCCATCAAGTCACTTATCTCATGGGCGATCGCGGCTTGCCGCGGACTTGGCGCAACATGAACGGCTACGGCTCGCACACCTATATGTGGATCAACACCCAGGGCGAGAAATTCTGGGTCAAATATCACTTCCACAGCAATCAGGGCACGGCCGAGTTCACCAATGCCGAAGCGGCGGCGATGGCGGGAGCCGATGCCGATTATCACCGCCGCGACTTGTTCGAGGCGATCGCGCGCGGCGACCATCCGAGCTGGACGCTGTTCGTGCAGATCATGCCCTATGTGGAAGCGAAGACCTACCGTATCAATCCGTTCGATCTCACCAAGACCTGGCCGCACAAGGACTATCCGCTCATCAAGGTCGGCACGATGACCCTGAACCGGAATCCCGAAAATTTCTTCGCGCAGATCGAGCAGGCGGCCTTCTCGCCGGGGAACACGGTGCCGGGCATTGGCCTCTCGCCCGACAAGATGCTGCTGGGCCGCGCGTTCGCCTACAATGACGCGCAGCGCAACCGGATCGGGACGAACTTCCACCAGCTCCCCGTCAACCAGCCCAAGGTGCCGGTGAACAGCTATATGTTCGACGGACAGATGGCCTATCAGCACAGCGGCAATGCCCCGGTCTATGCGCCCAATAGCGGCGGACGGAGCTGGGCCGACGAAACCGGGCCGGTGGCCGATGGCTGGGAAACCGATGGCGACATGGTGCGGCAGGCCTACACGCTTCGGGCCGATGATGACGATTTCACGCAGCCCGGCATCTTAGTGCGTGAAGTCTTCAATGACGCGCAGCGCGATCGGCTCGTGGATACGGTCGCCGGCAGCTTGCTTGGCGGTGTCCGCTCGCCGGTGCTGGAACGCGCCATCGACTATTGGAAAAGCGTCGACGCCGATGTGGGCCGCCGCATCGAGGAATGCGTGCGCGCTGGCGCGGCTCCTGCGCCAGCTCAGGGAATGGGCGAAGGCTCCGAGCAACACGCCGCCCCGGTTTCCTGA
- a CDS encoding YgaP family membrane protein, protein MFRNEGTIDRLLRVIVGLVLIALVFVGPRSAWGWIGVVPLLTGLVGMCPIYSLLGINTCPRR, encoded by the coding sequence ATGTTCCGAAATGAAGGCACCATAGACCGACTGTTGAGGGTGATCGTCGGCCTTGTTCTGATCGCACTGGTCTTCGTCGGTCCGCGCTCTGCGTGGGGGTGGATCGGCGTCGTTCCGTTGCTGACCGGGCTTGTCGGTATGTGCCCCATCTATTCGTTGCTCGGCATCAACACTTGCCCGAGACGCTGA
- a CDS encoding Dps family protein translates to MTRQVNIGIGEEDRVAISEGLSRLLADTYTLYLTSHNFHWNVTGTMFNSLHTMFMTQYTELWNAIDPIAERIRSLGQPAPGSYAQFAKLSSLPDAPESPPKALDMVDILAKGHEAAARTARALFPLVEKASDEPTADLLTQRIAQHEQTAWMLRALLED, encoded by the coding sequence ATGACCAGACAAGTGAATATCGGGATCGGCGAGGAAGATCGGGTTGCGATCTCCGAAGGCCTGAGCCGCCTTCTGGCGGACACCTACACCCTCTATCTGACCTCGCACAATTTCCACTGGAACGTGACGGGGACGATGTTCAACAGCCTCCACACGATGTTCATGACGCAATATACCGAGCTGTGGAACGCGATCGACCCGATCGCTGAACGTATCCGCTCGCTGGGTCAGCCCGCACCGGGTTCCTATGCGCAGTTCGCCAAGCTCAGCTCCCTGCCTGACGCGCCCGAATCGCCGCCCAAGGCGCTCGACATGGTGGACATTCTCGCCAAGGGCCACGAAGCGGCGGCCCGCACGGCGCGCGCGCTGTTCCCACTGGTCGAGAAGGCGAGTGACGAGCCGACCGCGGATCTACTTACCCAGAGAATCGCGCAGCATGAGCAAACCGCCTGGATGCTACGCGCCCTACTCGAAGACTGA
- a CDS encoding TlpA disulfide reductase family protein, with translation MISVGPLALALERLFAVLGIIVFMAAANWIARRHGKDSDKAAWRALLVGLIAARLGFVAENWSAFALEPLSILYVWQGGFSPLIGLLAAAISLVLSLRRSPARLPMGAAFAGSAAAALTATALFLASAQLPLPQGLVLHSLAGEASALDDRKGKPFVINLWASWCPPCRREMPMLIEEAARSPVPILLANQGEDAAKVRTWLDGQRLTSTHILLDRDQSTAAAIGSAGLPATLFIDSKGVIRSAHVGEISRAALLAGLRELD, from the coding sequence ATGATTAGCGTCGGCCCTCTCGCGCTGGCGTTGGAGCGGCTGTTCGCGGTCCTCGGAATCATCGTCTTCATGGCGGCCGCGAACTGGATTGCCCGTCGCCACGGCAAGGACAGTGACAAAGCCGCATGGCGCGCTCTCCTCGTCGGCCTCATCGCCGCGCGCTTGGGATTCGTCGCGGAAAACTGGTCCGCCTTCGCGCTTGAACCTTTAAGCATTCTCTATGTCTGGCAAGGCGGCTTCTCGCCGCTGATCGGCCTGCTGGCCGCCGCGATCTCGCTGGTGCTTTCGCTGCGTCGGTCGCCCGCGCGGCTACCGATGGGCGCGGCCTTCGCCGGCAGCGCCGCCGCCGCGCTCACCGCCACGGCGCTGTTCCTCGCCTCGGCACAGCTTCCATTGCCGCAAGGCCTGGTCCTCCACTCGCTTGCAGGTGAAGCAAGCGCGCTCGACGATCGGAAGGGCAAGCCGTTCGTCATCAATCTCTGGGCGAGCTGGTGCCCGCCCTGCCGGCGCGAGATGCCGATGCTGATCGAAGAGGCCGCGCGCTCGCCCGTGCCGATCCTGCTCGCCAACCAGGGCGAGGACGCGGCGAAGGTGCGGACTTGGCTGGACGGCCAACGCCTGACCTCGACGCATATCCTCCTGGATCGCGATCAAAGCACCGCCGCCGCGATCGGGTCCGCGGGTCTTCCCGCGACGCTGTTCATCGACAGCAAGGGCGTCATCCGCTCGGCGCATGTCGGCGAAATCTCCCGCGCCGCGCTGCTCGCGGGATTGCGGGAACTGGATTAA
- the cydX gene encoding cytochrome bd-I oxidase subunit CydX produces the protein MWYFSWVLGVGLAVGFGILNGMWHEFHSDPDDDAAA, from the coding sequence ATGTGGTATTTCAGTTGGGTATTGGGTGTCGGCCTCGCCGTCGGTTTCGGCATCCTCAACGGCATGTGGCACGAATTTCATTCCGACCCCGATGACGACGCGGCCGCCTGA
- the cydB gene encoding cytochrome d ubiquinol oxidase subunit II has translation MAPPIDYETLRLIWWLLMGVLLIGFTLTDGFDLGTAALLPFVAKTDAERRMVINSIGATWEGNQVWFILGGGAIFAAWPFVYAVSFSGFYLAMFLVLAALILRPVGFKYRSKKPDAAWRSRWDWALFIGGFVPALVFGVAVGNVLTGIPFRLDTDLRSFYEGSLLGLFHPFSLVAGLLSVAMIVLHGASWLAIKIERGAVHDRARTFGQVAAIASILLFALGGVMIATMGYGFRLTHGADPFGPSNPLLSGTVAAPGAWLDNYRAYPWMLIAPIIGFVGPLLAWIGIRKGREALAFGGSSIGAVGIISTVGLSMFPFILPSSIDPASSLTVWNASSSHVTLFIMLAVTVVFLPIVLIYTAWVYKVLFGRITLRDVDTNPDYY, from the coding sequence ATGGCACCTCCCATCGACTATGAAACGCTCCGGCTGATCTGGTGGCTCCTGATGGGCGTCCTCCTGATCGGCTTCACCCTGACGGACGGCTTCGATCTTGGCACTGCCGCCCTTTTGCCGTTCGTCGCGAAGACCGATGCCGAACGCCGAATGGTCATCAACTCGATCGGCGCGACGTGGGAGGGGAACCAGGTCTGGTTCATCCTCGGAGGCGGCGCGATCTTCGCGGCATGGCCGTTCGTCTATGCGGTCAGCTTCTCGGGCTTCTACCTCGCGATGTTCCTCGTCCTCGCGGCGCTCATCCTGCGGCCCGTGGGGTTCAAATATCGCTCGAAGAAACCCGATGCCGCATGGCGCTCGCGCTGGGATTGGGCGCTGTTCATCGGCGGGTTCGTGCCCGCGCTGGTGTTCGGCGTCGCGGTCGGCAATGTGCTGACCGGCATTCCCTTCCGCCTCGATACCGATCTGCGCTCCTTCTATGAGGGGAGCCTGCTCGGCTTGTTCCACCCCTTTTCGCTGGTCGCCGGCCTGCTCTCGGTCGCGATGATCGTGCTGCACGGCGCGAGCTGGCTCGCGATCAAGATCGAGCGCGGCGCGGTCCACGATCGCGCCCGCACCTTCGGACAGGTCGCGGCGATCGCCTCGATCCTGCTGTTCGCGCTCGGCGGAGTGATGATCGCCACCATGGGCTATGGCTTTCGCCTGACGCACGGCGCCGATCCGTTCGGCCCCTCTAACCCGCTGCTGTCGGGAACGGTCGCGGCACCGGGGGCCTGGCTCGACAATTACCGGGCATATCCGTGGATGCTGATCGCGCCCATTATCGGCTTCGTGGGGCCGCTGCTGGCATGGATCGGCATCCGCAAGGGCCGCGAGGCGCTGGCGTTCGGCGGCTCGTCGATCGGCGCCGTGGGTATCATCTCGACGGTGGGCCTCTCGATGTTCCCCTTCATCCTGCCCAGCTCGATCGATCCGGCCTCGAGCCTGACGGTGTGGAACGCCTCGTCCAGCCATGTGACGCTGTTCATCATGCTGGCGGTGACGGTCGTCTTCCTGCCGATCGTGCTCATCTACACGGCCTGGGTCTATAAGGTGCTGTTCGGCCGCATCACGCTGCGGGACGTCGACACCAACCCCGACTATTACTGA
- a CDS encoding cytochrome ubiquinol oxidase subunit I, translating into MDMAVIELSRLQFALTALYHFLFVPLTLGLSFMLVIMESIYVMTGREIWRTVTRFWGKLFGINFVLGVATGITMEFQFGTNWSYYSHYVGDIFGAPLAIEGLMAFFLEATFVGLMFFGWDKLSKQAHLFTTFMVALGSNLSALWILIANGWMQHPTGARFNPATMRMEVSDFMAVLFNPVAQAKFVHTVSAGYVCASVFVLGISAWYLLKGKWVAVAKRSFTVAAAFGLASSLSVVVLGDESGYALTDNQKMKLASLEAMWHTEPAPAGIAIFGIPSLEGRETRYEVKIPYVLGLISTRSLTGEVSGIFELVAKAQDRIEHGIKAYDAVERLKVNQNDMAARAEFEEAKADLGYAMLLKRFVADPRQATPQDIEKAAWSTVPNVPVMFWVFRVMAGLGFFFIAFFAAAFWMASVRRFGCDNGFCRTFMRAAVWIIPLPWIAIEFGWLLAEIGRQPWAIEGVLPTFLAASSLTVAQLWTTIVGFTLLYGALAVIEVRLMLAAIRKGPDEHRAPAPALASPNGYAPIPAE; encoded by the coding sequence ATGGACATGGCCGTGATCGAACTCTCCCGGCTGCAATTCGCGCTGACGGCACTCTACCACTTTCTTTTCGTCCCCTTGACCCTCGGCCTCTCCTTCATGCTCGTCATCATGGAGAGCATCTATGTGATGACGGGCCGCGAGATCTGGCGCACCGTCACGCGCTTCTGGGGAAAGCTGTTCGGTATCAACTTCGTGCTCGGCGTCGCCACCGGCATCACCATGGAATTCCAGTTCGGCACCAACTGGTCATACTATTCCCACTATGTCGGCGACATCTTCGGCGCGCCGCTCGCCATCGAAGGGTTGATGGCCTTCTTCCTCGAGGCGACCTTCGTCGGCCTCATGTTCTTCGGGTGGGACAAATTGTCCAAGCAGGCCCACCTCTTCACCACCTTCATGGTCGCATTGGGATCGAACCTCTCGGCGCTGTGGATTCTGATCGCCAATGGCTGGATGCAACATCCGACCGGCGCCCGCTTCAATCCCGCGACGATGCGGATGGAAGTTTCGGACTTCATGGCGGTGCTGTTCAACCCCGTCGCGCAGGCGAAATTCGTGCATACGGTAAGCGCCGGCTATGTCTGCGCCTCGGTCTTCGTGCTCGGCATCTCGGCCTGGTATCTGCTCAAGGGCAAGTGGGTTGCCGTCGCAAAGCGCAGCTTCACCGTAGCGGCGGCCTTCGGCCTAGCCTCCTCGCTATCGGTCGTCGTGCTGGGCGACGAGAGCGGTTATGCGCTGACCGACAACCAGAAGATGAAACTCGCCTCGCTCGAAGCCATGTGGCACACCGAGCCGGCTCCTGCGGGTATCGCTATCTTCGGCATCCCAAGCCTGGAAGGGCGCGAAACCCGCTATGAAGTGAAGATCCCCTATGTGCTGGGCCTGATCTCCACGCGCAGCCTGACCGGCGAAGTCTCGGGCATTTTCGAGCTGGTCGCCAAGGCGCAGGATCGCATCGAACATGGGATCAAGGCCTATGACGCGGTTGAGCGGCTGAAGGTCAATCAGAACGACATGGCCGCCCGCGCTGAGTTCGAGGAAGCCAAGGCCGATCTCGGCTATGCGATGCTGCTCAAGCGCTTCGTTGCAGATCCGCGCCAGGCGACGCCCCAGGACATCGAGAAGGCGGCATGGTCGACTGTGCCGAACGTGCCCGTCATGTTCTGGGTCTTCCGCGTCATGGCGGGCCTCGGCTTCTTCTTCATCGCCTTCTTCGCTGCCGCCTTCTGGATGGCGTCGGTGCGGCGTTTCGGCTGCGACAACGGCTTTTGCCGCACCTTCATGCGCGCAGCGGTCTGGATCATTCCCTTGCCGTGGATCGCGATTGAATTTGGCTGGCTGCTCGCTGAAATCGGCCGCCAGCCCTGGGCGATCGAAGGCGTGCTGCCAACATTCCTTGCCGCCTCGAGCCTGACCGTCGCGCAGCTCTGGACGACGATCGTCGGCTTCACGCTGCTCTACGGCGCTCTCGCGGTGATCGAAGTGCGCCTGATGCTGGCGGCTATCCGCAAGGGGCCTGACGAGCATCGCGCGCCTGCGCCGGCACTAGCGTCGCCGAACGGCTACGCTCCCATTCCTGCCGAATAA
- the cydD gene encoding thiol reductant ABC exporter subunit CydD, with the protein MSNRFDRRGAALFWTADSGAAILVAGALAAGVAAAARGDHDALLLDVSGLIVAAVLRAAIQIGATDAGEAAAVRAKTSWRNRVYPRILVAAPGDRRMLGEAVADAVDRIEDLGGFHARFQPLRRAAVLSPLVIAVAAAFGSWVAGAIMLATLVPFALGMALAGTAAARAAARQLDALSRLSGLFVDRVRALPVIVGFGAQDRIGRHLADATGEVATRTVDVLKIAFVSSAIIEFFAALSVALVALYCGFNLLGILPFPAPETLTLGQALFVLILAPEFYLPMRRLAAAYHDKQVGKAAVERLEKIAPPSPASSPRAIEAPPALRFDGVVIDYGETAIGPFTLDVAAGTTFALRGATGIGKSSLLHALLGLAPIGRGRILIDGRDAATVALPGHIGWAGQSVAFIPGTLADNIRLARPEADDSEVEAAARSAGLGPMIEARGQGMSLPLDHRGSGLSGGERRRVGVARVLLKDAPLWLLDEPTADLDARSAADIAGILASAATGRTVLMVTHSAELAAIADSEMVLA; encoded by the coding sequence ATGAGCAACCGATTTGATCGACGGGGCGCGGCCCTTTTCTGGACCGCCGATAGCGGCGCGGCAATCCTTGTGGCGGGCGCGCTTGCTGCCGGCGTGGCGGCGGCGGCGCGTGGAGATCATGACGCTTTGCTGCTCGACGTCAGCGGATTGATTGTGGCCGCTGTGCTGCGCGCGGCGATACAGATCGGTGCGACCGACGCCGGCGAGGCCGCGGCGGTCCGTGCCAAGACAAGCTGGCGGAATCGGGTCTATCCCCGCATCCTCGTCGCGGCGCCGGGAGATCGCCGGATGCTGGGTGAGGCGGTGGCCGATGCTGTCGACCGGATCGAAGACCTGGGCGGCTTCCATGCCCGCTTCCAGCCTCTCCGCCGCGCGGCGGTCCTGTCGCCCCTCGTCATTGCGGTTGCCGCCGCCTTCGGAAGCTGGGTGGCCGGTGCGATCATGCTTGCGACGCTCGTGCCGTTCGCGCTTGGCATGGCGCTCGCCGGCACCGCCGCCGCGCGCGCCGCTGCCCGCCAGCTCGACGCATTGAGCCGCCTGTCCGGCCTGTTCGTCGACCGCGTGCGTGCGCTCCCCGTGATCGTCGGTTTCGGCGCGCAGGACCGCATCGGCCGCCATCTTGCCGACGCCACCGGCGAGGTCGCGACCCGCACGGTCGACGTGCTGAAGATCGCTTTCGTCTCGAGCGCCATCATCGAATTCTTTGCCGCGCTCTCGGTGGCGCTGGTCGCGCTCTATTGCGGCTTCAACCTGCTGGGCATCCTCCCTTTCCCCGCGCCTGAGACGCTGACCCTGGGCCAAGCCCTGTTCGTTCTCATCCTCGCGCCCGAATTCTACCTCCCCATGCGCCGCCTCGCAGCCGCCTATCATGACAAGCAGGTCGGAAAGGCCGCGGTCGAACGCCTGGAAAAGATCGCTCCCCCGTCCCCGGCTTCCTCCCCTCGCGCGATCGAGGCTCCGCCCGCGCTGCGCTTCGACGGCGTGGTCATCGACTATGGCGAGACGGCTATCGGTCCGTTCACGCTGGACGTCGCGGCAGGCACCACTTTCGCGCTGCGCGGAGCTACCGGCATCGGCAAGTCCAGCCTGCTGCACGCGCTGCTAGGGCTTGCGCCCATCGGCAGGGGACGGATTCTCATCGACGGCCGAGACGCGGCAACCGTCGCGCTTCCCGGCCATATAGGCTGGGCGGGACAATCGGTCGCGTTCATCCCCGGAACGCTCGCCGACAACATCCGCCTTGCGCGCCCGGAAGCCGACGACTCCGAAGTTGAAGCTGCTGCCCGTTCTGCCGGGCTTGGACCGATGATCGAGGCGCGCGGGCAAGGCATGTCCCTGCCGCTCGACCACCGTGGATCGGGTCTGTCGGGAGGCGAGCGCCGCCGCGTCGGCGTCGCAAGAGTGCTTCTGAAAGACGCGCCGCTCTGGCTGCTCGACGAACCGACGGCGGATCTCGATGCGAGGTCGGCGGCTGACATTGCCGGGATATTGGCTTCGGCCGCCACGGGCCGCACGGTCCTCATGGTGACGCACAGCGCCGAGCTGGCCGCGATCGCCGATAGCGAAATGGTGCTGGCATGA
- a CDS encoding amino acid ABC transporter ATP-binding/permease protein yields MSRADMDRLLAEAIAPERRAFRIAGALAAAATIAAVLLLGLSGWFITGAALAGLGGVLAAQGFNYLVPSAMIRLLAIVRTTARYGERLYGHRAALMALATVRARLFDRILSVRDVRAVSAGDTVTRLVQDIGALEDSLVRRPALPAALAGAVIGLVLAWLASPWASLALLALIAGLALWANLATPRLLTIAATDIAAALARLKAGMVDYASASPEILAYDLAPAIERSLAVETAELDRARRRFARGEAVIDAGLTLCGGIAMGAVLAISNAPLPMTVLAVLASAGAIEALSGYIRGVSRGALVTAALARLEDMAGPHSAPIPAKSASGPIGQSIALDRGGVHVRLESGERLGIAGQSGSGKTSLLETLAGIRPPDRNSGICLDGQPIEALPPETVRAAFALSPQDAQLLSGTVRDNLRVARSGLSDEQLWAALEVACLAVDVRTMPHGLDQWVGDGGARLSGGQRKRLSIARAVLAAKPWLLLDEPSEGLDMVTEARLARRLDTWLRDTGTGLVVVSHRGALLALAGKDDGSILEIGGSSQSSP; encoded by the coding sequence ATGAGCCGCGCGGATATGGACCGGCTACTGGCCGAAGCCATCGCCCCCGAGCGCCGCGCTTTCCGCATCGCCGGCGCGCTCGCCGCCGCCGCGACGATCGCCGCGGTCCTGCTGCTGGGCCTGTCGGGATGGTTCATCACCGGCGCCGCGCTTGCCGGCCTTGGCGGGGTGCTGGCTGCGCAGGGCTTCAACTATCTCGTGCCGAGCGCGATGATCCGGCTGCTCGCGATCGTCCGGACGACGGCGCGCTATGGCGAACGCCTTTATGGCCATCGCGCAGCCTTGATGGCGCTCGCCACGGTCCGCGCGCGCCTGTTCGACCGCATCCTGTCGGTACGCGATGTGCGGGCCGTATCAGCGGGCGATACCGTGACCCGGCTCGTGCAGGACATCGGCGCGCTCGAAGACAGCCTGGTCCGCAGGCCCGCGCTTCCCGCCGCCCTTGCCGGCGCGGTGATCGGCCTCGTCCTCGCATGGCTTGCCAGTCCCTGGGCCAGCCTTGCCTTGCTGGCGCTGATCGCCGGCCTCGCCTTGTGGGCGAATCTGGCGACGCCCCGTTTGCTCACGATCGCCGCCACTGACATTGCGGCGGCGCTGGCGCGATTGAAGGCTGGCATGGTCGATTATGCGTCGGCCTCGCCCGAAATCCTGGCCTATGACCTGGCCCCGGCGATCGAGCGGAGCCTTGCCGTCGAGACGGCCGAACTGGACCGGGCACGGCGCCGTTTCGCGCGCGGCGAAGCGGTCATCGACGCCGGGCTGACCCTTTGCGGGGGTATCGCGATGGGCGCGGTCCTCGCGATCTCCAACGCCCCTTTGCCCATGACGGTGCTCGCCGTGCTGGCATCGGCGGGCGCGATCGAGGCCTTGTCAGGCTATATTCGGGGTGTGTCGCGGGGCGCGCTGGTGACGGCCGCCCTCGCGCGATTGGAGGACATGGCGGGGCCGCATAGTGCTCCCATCCCGGCGAAGAGTGCATCCGGGCCGATCGGGCAGAGCATCGCCCTGGATCGAGGTGGTGTGCATGTGCGGCTCGAATCTGGCGAGCGCCTGGGGATTGCTGGACAATCCGGCAGCGGCAAGACCAGCCTGCTCGAAACGCTGGCAGGCATTCGTCCGCCGGATCGGAATTCAGGCATTTGCCTTGATGGTCAGCCTATCGAGGCGCTGCCGCCTGAGACGGTGCGAGCGGCCTTCGCGCTCTCGCCGCAGGATGCGCAGCTCCTGTCGGGAACAGTGCGTGACAATCTGCGTGTCGCCCGCTCTGGCCTCAGCGATGAACAGCTTTGGGCAGCGCTGGAAGTGGCCTGCCTCGCGGTTGACGTCCGCACCATGCCGCACGGGCTTGACCAATGGGTCGGCGATGGCGGCGCGCGCCTGTCGGGCGGGCAACGCAAACGATTGTCGATCGCGCGCGCGGTCCTCGCGGCGAAGCCGTGGCTGTTACTCGACGAGCCGAGCGAAGGCCTCGACATGGTGACGGAAGCGCGGCTTGCACGCCGGCTCGACACCTGGCTTCGCGATACCGGAACCGGCCTTGTCGTCGTGAGCCACAGGGGAGCGTTGCTGGCGCTTGCCGGCAAGGATGACGGGTCGATCCTTGAGATCGGCGGCTCAAGTCAATCCTCGCCGTAG